The Janthinobacterium lividum genome has a window encoding:
- a CDS encoding alpha/beta hydrolase, with the protein MPILNLSAETDIYYELIEGDPAKPCLVFLHEVLGCSAMWKDFPAQLCQATGCRGLLYDRHGYGLSSPLAVRRQLHYLHDYALCELPQVLAALLPGQDHFLVGHSDGGSIALIYAAQQPPRLRGIITEAAHVFVEGVTLDGIRVADAAFGAGKLRALAKYHGDKTENIFKASSDTWLSYGFQFWNIEYLLPSVECPALVVQGSEDQYGSTAQVDTIVAQALNAVPAIVEQCGHTPHQEQPQALLALMEGFLQGRMDAATHPRNT; encoded by the coding sequence ATGCCGATACTGAACCTGAGTGCCGAAACCGATATCTATTACGAATTGATCGAAGGCGACCCTGCCAAGCCCTGCCTGGTATTCCTGCACGAGGTGCTCGGCTGCAGTGCGATGTGGAAAGATTTCCCCGCGCAGCTATGCCAGGCGACGGGATGCCGCGGCTTGCTGTATGACCGCCACGGCTATGGACTGTCGTCGCCGCTGGCGGTGCGCCGCCAACTCCATTATTTGCACGACTACGCGCTGTGCGAGCTGCCGCAGGTGCTCGCGGCGCTGCTGCCGGGACAGGACCATTTTCTCGTCGGCCACTCCGATGGCGGCAGCATCGCCCTGATCTATGCGGCGCAGCAGCCGCCGCGCTTGCGCGGCATCATCACCGAAGCGGCGCACGTGTTTGTCGAAGGCGTCACGCTCGATGGCATCCGCGTGGCGGACGCGGCGTTTGGCGCTGGCAAGCTGCGCGCGCTGGCGAAATACCATGGCGACAAGACGGAAAACATCTTCAAGGCCTCGTCGGATACCTGGCTCAGCTATGGATTCCAGTTCTGGAATATCGAATACCTGCTGCCCTCCGTCGAATGCCCGGCGCTGGTGGTGCAGGGCAGCGAGGACCAGTACGGCAGCACGGCCCAGGTCGACACTATCGTGGCGCAGGCGCTCAACGCCGTGCCCGCCATCGTCGAGCAGTGCGGCCATACGCCGCACCAGGAGCAGCCGCAGGCATTGCTGGCGCTGATGGAAGGCTTTTTGCAAGGCCGCATGGACGCGGCCACTCACCCGAGAAATACATGA
- a CDS encoding GMC family oxidoreductase gives MKSPQFKSNGDVVADVIIVGSGVVGAMMADQLAAQGHSVIMLEAGLRIERGQAVENWRNMPFENRVGSDFQGLYPQAENAPAPLYFPKNNYVELSGPSGSSFQQGYLRTVGGTTWHWAASCWRHLPSDMRMKSDYGVGRDWAISYDELEPYYCRAEQEMGVAGPNDPALQSPSERSAPYPMDMVPWGYGDKRFAEVVNLHGYRSVPIPQGRSTRPWQGRPTCCGNNNCQPICPIGAMYNGIHHVERAELKGAGVLAEAVVYRIDTDHNNRVTAVHWYDAKKQSHMATGKAFVIACNGIETPRLLLLAANQNNPNGIANSSDQVGRNMMDHSGFHCTFLANEPIWTGRGPAQSSCLVGPRDGAFRSQYSANKMILNNITRVGPATQQSLKLGLVGKDLDDEIRRRAAFGVDLSISLEPLPEAHNRLTLSKTRKDPLGLACPDIYYDVGDYVRNGAKAAHAQLEHIGKLFGAVEFNITSSLNANNHIMGGVIMGSNRADSVVDGNCRAHDHANLWLPGGGAMPSASVVNTTLSMAALGLRAADDIARTLAREAA, from the coding sequence ATGAAATCACCCCAATTCAAGAGTAATGGCGACGTCGTCGCCGATGTCATCATTGTCGGATCCGGTGTTGTCGGCGCCATGATGGCCGACCAACTGGCTGCGCAAGGCCATTCCGTGATCATGCTGGAAGCGGGCCTGCGCATCGAGCGGGGGCAAGCCGTGGAAAACTGGCGCAACATGCCGTTTGAGAACCGTGTCGGTTCCGACTTCCAGGGCCTGTATCCGCAGGCGGAAAACGCGCCTGCGCCGCTGTATTTCCCGAAGAATAACTACGTGGAATTGTCTGGCCCCAGCGGCAGCAGTTTCCAGCAGGGTTATCTGCGCACGGTGGGTGGCACGACCTGGCACTGGGCCGCGTCGTGCTGGCGCCATTTGCCGTCCGACATGCGCATGAAAAGCGATTACGGGGTAGGGCGCGACTGGGCCATTTCCTATGATGAGCTGGAACCGTACTATTGCCGCGCCGAGCAGGAAATGGGCGTGGCCGGCCCCAATGATCCCGCCTTGCAATCACCCAGCGAGCGCAGCGCGCCTTACCCGATGGACATGGTGCCCTGGGGGTATGGCGACAAGCGCTTCGCCGAAGTGGTCAACCTGCACGGCTACCGTTCCGTACCGATCCCGCAAGGCCGCTCGACGCGCCCATGGCAGGGCCGTCCCACGTGCTGCGGCAACAATAACTGCCAGCCGATCTGCCCCATCGGCGCCATGTACAACGGCATCCACCATGTGGAACGGGCCGAGCTGAAGGGCGCTGGCGTGCTGGCCGAGGCCGTCGTCTACCGCATCGACACGGACCACAATAACCGCGTGACAGCCGTGCATTGGTATGACGCGAAAAAACAGTCACACATGGCGACGGGCAAGGCCTTCGTGATTGCCTGCAATGGGATCGAGACGCCCCGTTTGCTGCTGCTGGCGGCGAACCAGAACAATCCGAACGGCATCGCCAACAGTTCCGACCAGGTGGGCCGCAACATGATGGACCACTCGGGCTTCCACTGTACCTTCCTCGCCAATGAGCCGATCTGGACGGGCCGTGGCCCGGCGCAGAGCAGCTGCCTGGTGGGCCCGCGCGACGGCGCTTTCCGGTCGCAGTATTCGGCCAACAAGATGATCTTGAACAATATCACCAGGGTGGGACCCGCTACCCAGCAGTCGTTGAAACTGGGCCTGGTGGGCAAGGATCTCGACGACGAGATCCGCCGCCGCGCCGCGTTCGGCGTGGACTTGTCGATCAGCCTGGAACCCTTGCCCGAAGCGCATAACCGTTTGACCTTGAGCAAGACGCGCAAGGACCCGCTGGGCTTGGCCTGTCCCGACATCTATTACGACGTGGGCGATTACGTGCGCAATGGCGCGAAGGCCGCGCATGCGCAGCTCGAGCACATCGGCAAGCTGTTTGGCGCCGTGGAGTTCAACATCACCAGCAGCCTGAACGCGAATAACCACATCATGGGCGGCGTCATCATGGGCAGTAACCGTGCCGACTCCGTCGTCGACGGCAATTGCCGCGCCCACGATCACGCCAATTTGTGGCTGCCGGGCGGCGGCGCCATGCCGTCGGCCAGCGTCGTCAACACCACCCTCAGCATGGCCGCGCTCGGTTTGCGCGCGGCCGACGACATCGCCCGTACCCTGGCAAGGGAGGCAGCATGA
- a CDS encoding c-type cytochrome: MMRRLSFALSLALLTGSAVAAVPASAPPVTLTPDRPAAPAAGSADARLERGRYLAIAADCMACHTAAGGKPYAGGYAIDSPLGTIYATNITPSKKGGIGHYTESDFARALREGVRADGSHLYPAMPYTSYAQLTDADVGDLYYYFMQAVKPVDEPARQTALPFPFNVRLSMLGWNTLFLDNKRFVPDPAKSAQINRGAYLAEGLAHCSACHTPRNVLMAEIGSQTLAGASLGSWHAPNITSDKVSGLGAWTDAELTAYLKTGHVEGKGQAAGGMAEAIQNSLQFLRDDDVAAIVAWLRTVPPVRAPGQTKAAFSHGSAASEEAAMRGMAGSTEHHSLNSGAVLFSGYCASCHSASGAGSTGQAYPALFNNTATGGNTPANLVSAILFGVERKIEGEEHGAFMPRFDQRSYVQPLTDEQIASIANYVLKQYGNPDVSVTPAYVAQARSGGEKPVLARVQPFMLPGGIVGILLLIALLVWLRRRRQRNV; encoded by the coding sequence ATGATGCGCCGCCTGTCCTTCGCTCTCAGCCTGGCGTTGCTGACTGGCAGCGCTGTTGCAGCCGTGCCCGCCTCGGCACCGCCCGTCACCCTGACGCCGGACCGCCCGGCCGCGCCTGCCGCCGGCAGTGCCGATGCGCGCCTGGAACGTGGCCGCTACCTGGCCATCGCGGCCGACTGCATGGCGTGCCATACGGCAGCGGGCGGCAAGCCGTATGCGGGCGGTTATGCCATCGATTCGCCGCTGGGCACGATTTACGCGACGAATATCACACCATCGAAAAAAGGCGGCATCGGCCACTATACGGAAAGCGACTTTGCGCGCGCGCTGCGCGAAGGTGTGCGTGCCGATGGCAGCCATCTGTACCCGGCCATGCCCTACACCAGCTATGCGCAGCTGACGGACGCGGACGTGGGCGACCTGTATTACTACTTCATGCAGGCCGTCAAGCCCGTCGATGAGCCTGCGCGCCAGACGGCCCTGCCATTCCCGTTCAATGTGCGCCTGTCGATGCTGGGCTGGAACACCTTGTTCCTCGACAATAAACGTTTCGTGCCGGACCCGGCAAAGAGCGCGCAGATCAACCGCGGTGCCTACCTGGCCGAAGGCCTGGCGCACTGCAGCGCCTGCCACACGCCGCGCAATGTGCTGATGGCGGAAATCGGCAGCCAGACCCTGGCGGGCGCGTCGCTCGGTTCCTGGCACGCGCCGAACATCACGTCCGACAAGGTCAGCGGTCTCGGCGCGTGGACGGATGCGGAACTCACTGCCTACCTGAAGACGGGCCACGTGGAAGGCAAGGGGCAGGCGGCGGGCGGCATGGCCGAAGCCATCCAGAACAGCCTGCAATTCCTGCGCGATGACGATGTGGCCGCCATCGTCGCGTGGCTGCGCACGGTGCCGCCCGTGCGCGCGCCGGGGCAGACCAAGGCCGCGTTCAGCCACGGCAGCGCGGCCAGCGAAGAAGCTGCAATGCGCGGCATGGCCGGTTCCACCGAGCACCACTCGCTCAACAGCGGCGCCGTGCTGTTTTCCGGCTACTGCGCCAGCTGCCATTCGGCCAGCGGCGCCGGCAGCACGGGCCAGGCGTATCCGGCCCTGTTTAACAATACGGCGACGGGCGGCAACACGCCGGCCAATCTGGTCTCGGCCATTTTGTTTGGCGTCGAGCGCAAGATCGAAGGGGAGGAGCACGGAGCCTTCATGCCCCGTTTCGACCAGCGCTCGTACGTGCAGCCCTTGACGGACGAGCAGATCGCCTCGATCGCCAACTACGTGCTGAAGCAGTACGGCAACCCGGACGTGTCCGTCACCCCCGCCTACGTGGCGCAGGCGCGCAGCGGCGGCGAGAAGCCCGTGCTGGCGCGTGTACAGCCGTTCATGCTGCCCGGCGGCATCGTGGGAATCCTGCTGCTGATCGCGCTGTTGGTGTGGCTGCGACGGCGCCGCCAGCGCAACGTTTGA
- a CDS encoding M15 family metallopeptidase yields the protein MFVALVLMYFLLACFACWLLLFPGGRAIVLHTLVNLGWRMQRRAQHLKGGSGAQWQRVQQHTGTGMARAWQLLWRHRWLSLAGSVLVIVPPLLAWLSSDRIALRGYADQQHAINDQVSDLLKGEQLVPPLSLPPLLFSTAEVTQLRPLLGGASRNWQLLDHDYAQRLLLVFKIMKEVHGYDMVLLEGYRSPARQDQLAAAGPNVTNARAFQSYHQYGLAADCAFMHEGKLIISEKNAWAMRGYRLYGVTAESVGLRWGGRWTMMDFGHTELLQSRVLGK from the coding sequence ATGTTCGTCGCCCTGGTCCTGATGTATTTCTTGCTGGCCTGTTTTGCCTGCTGGCTGCTGCTGTTTCCCGGCGGCCGCGCCATCGTGCTGCACACGCTCGTCAACCTGGGCTGGCGCATGCAGCGGCGCGCGCAGCACCTGAAGGGCGGCAGCGGCGCGCAGTGGCAACGCGTGCAGCAGCACACGGGCACGGGCATGGCGCGCGCCTGGCAGCTGCTGTGGCGGCATCGCTGGCTGAGCCTGGCAGGTAGCGTGCTGGTCATCGTGCCGCCGCTGCTGGCCTGGCTGTCCAGCGACCGCATCGCCCTGCGCGGCTATGCTGACCAGCAACACGCGATCAATGACCAGGTTAGCGACTTGCTGAAAGGCGAACAGCTGGTGCCGCCTTTGAGCCTGCCGCCGCTGCTGTTTTCCACGGCGGAAGTAACGCAATTGCGCCCGCTGCTGGGCGGCGCCAGCCGCAACTGGCAATTGCTCGACCACGATTACGCGCAGCGCCTGCTGCTGGTCTTCAAGATCATGAAGGAGGTGCATGGCTATGACATGGTCTTGCTGGAAGGCTACCGCAGTCCGGCACGCCAAGACCAGCTGGCGGCAGCCGGCCCGAACGTGACGAACGCCAGGGCGTTTCAAAGCTATCACCAGTATGGCCTGGCAGCCGATTGCGCATTCATGCATGAAGGAAAGCTCATCATTTCTGAAAAAAATGCCTGGGCCATGCGTGGCTACCGTTTATATGGGGTGACGGCCGAATCGGTGGGCCTGCGCTGGGGCGGGCGCTGGACCATGATGGATTTCGGCCACACGGAATTGCTGCAATCGCGCGTGCTGGGCAAGTAA
- a CDS encoding GntR family transcriptional regulator, whose amino-acid sequence MTETSAPLVDNPGSGDSSAEIAEHMAAAIVARQLPPGTRLREEALCRLYGVSRTKIRAALLILSKDKLIRMVPDKGAFVSQPTEAEARDIFAARRIIEAALAREFVARAKAADYRMLERHLKAERLALAQATPLRSQLLGDFHVLLADIAGNTVLRDIVRELVGRSSLITMLYQSGHAAACSYDEHGRFLDAARSGDADLAARLMVEHLTHVEAALRFDGSAGDAKKDLVAALLM is encoded by the coding sequence ATGACAGAAACAAGCGCACCCTTGGTGGACAATCCCGGCAGCGGTGACAGCTCGGCGGAAATTGCCGAGCATATGGCGGCGGCCATAGTGGCGCGCCAATTGCCGCCCGGCACACGGCTGCGCGAAGAGGCCCTGTGCCGGCTGTATGGCGTCAGCCGCACCAAGATCCGCGCCGCCCTGCTGATCCTGTCCAAAGACAAACTCATACGCATGGTGCCCGACAAGGGCGCCTTCGTCAGCCAGCCAACGGAAGCGGAGGCACGCGACATCTTCGCTGCGCGGCGCATCATCGAAGCGGCCCTGGCGCGCGAATTCGTCGCGCGGGCCAAAGCTGCCGACTACAGGATGCTGGAGCGGCACCTGAAAGCGGAACGCCTGGCGCTGGCGCAAGCGACGCCGCTGCGCTCGCAACTGCTGGGCGACTTCCACGTATTGCTGGCCGACATAGCCGGCAACACCGTGCTGCGCGACATCGTGCGCGAACTGGTGGGCCGCAGCTCGCTCATCACCATGCTGTACCAGTCGGGCCACGCCGCCGCCTGCTCGTACGACGAACACGGCCGCTTTCTCGACGCGGCGCGCAGCGGCGACGCGGATCTTGCTGCGCGCCTGATGGTGGAGCACCTGACGCACGTGGAAGCGGCCTTGCGCTTCGACGGCAGCGCGGGCGACGCCAAGAAAGACTTGGTGGCCGCGCTGCTGATGTAA
- a CDS encoding GNAT family N-acetyltransferase — translation MPLSAPYQLRLQRDDDDGFAAALYSSTRDDLRQMPADPAVIEQLIAMQRRMQSHGYRQTYPHAVYLVLLHGDTPIGRLILDRQGEVLHLIDIAILPAAQGQGAGSAVLRGLQAQAVAQQWQIHLAVNKSNAAARALYQRLGFRLRGENEVQEQLAWGAP, via the coding sequence TTGCCGCTATCCGCCCCCTACCAGTTGCGCCTCCAGCGCGACGATGACGATGGCTTTGCCGCCGCGCTGTACAGCTCCACGCGCGACGACCTGCGCCAGATGCCGGCCGACCCCGCCGTCATCGAACAGTTGATCGCCATGCAGCGCCGCATGCAAAGCCACGGCTATCGCCAGACGTATCCGCACGCGGTGTATCTGGTGCTGCTGCACGGCGACACTCCCATCGGCCGCCTGATCCTGGATCGCCAGGGCGAAGTGCTGCACCTGATCGACATCGCCATCCTGCCCGCCGCGCAAGGCCAGGGCGCCGGCAGCGCCGTGCTGCGCGGCCTGCAGGCGCAAGCAGTCGCGCAGCAATGGCAGATCCACCTTGCCGTCAACAAAAGCAACGCCGCCGCGCGCGCACTGTACCAGCGGCTGGGCTTTCGCCTGCGCGGGGAAAACGAGGTACAGGAGCAACTGGCATGGGGCGCGCCATAG
- a CDS encoding aspartyl/asparaginyl beta-hydroxylase domain-containing protein: protein MGRAIVPAPNPPSTWLQLPLRFDVARMQRDSDQFATGEWISHFNTGAYDHGWSCVPLRSAGGQAGHIMPVDGAAYAGTPQLARCPGLREVLASFACDIRAARLMALAPGAMIRAHRDAGTSLADGLIRIHIPIHTSPQVLFSIDGETVHFTAGHAWYMDASCLHAVHNRGTTPRIHLVLDCVTNAWLEALFASAGFVPKAAHK, encoded by the coding sequence ATGGGGCGCGCCATAGTGCCGGCGCCGAATCCGCCCAGCACCTGGCTGCAGCTGCCGCTGCGCTTTGATGTGGCGCGCATGCAGCGCGACAGCGACCAGTTTGCCACCGGCGAGTGGATCAGCCATTTCAATACGGGCGCCTACGACCATGGCTGGAGCTGCGTGCCGCTGCGCTCGGCCGGCGGCCAAGCCGGCCACATCATGCCCGTCGACGGCGCCGCCTATGCCGGCACGCCGCAACTGGCGCGCTGTCCCGGCCTGCGCGAGGTGCTCGCCAGCTTCGCATGCGACATCCGCGCCGCGCGCCTGATGGCGCTGGCGCCGGGCGCCATGATCCGCGCGCACCGCGACGCCGGCACGTCGCTGGCCGATGGCTTGATCCGCATCCACATCCCCATCCACACCTCGCCGCAGGTGCTGTTCAGCATCGATGGCGAGACTGTCCACTTCACGGCCGGCCACGCCTGGTACATGGACGCCAGTTGCCTGCACGCGGTGCACAACCGGGGCACGACGCCGCGCATTCACCTCGTGCTCGACTGCGTTACCAATGCCTGGCTCGAAGCGCTGTTCGCCTCTGCCGGCTTCGTGCCGAAAGCGGCCCACAAGTAA
- a CDS encoding NCS2 family permease, with the protein MQFLERYFKLKDNGTNVRTELLAGLTTFLTMAYIIFVNPSILGDAGMPKDSVFVATCLAAAIGTLIMGLYANYPIALAPGMGLNAYFSYTVVKGMGMSWEVALGAVFISGCLFILVSLFKVREMIINSIPPALRTAITVGIGLFLAIISLKSAGVVVSNPATIIALGDLHQAAPILAILGFFIIVALDRLKVPGAILIGILTITIASFFFGGNQFNGIVSAPPAIEPTLFKLDIMGALSIGIVNVVLVFFLVELFDATGTLMGVANRAGLLRDGKMERMNKALLADSTAIAAGACLGTSSTTAFVESAAGVQAGGRTGLTAVAVALLFLGSLFFAPLAHTVPPYATAPALLYVACLMLRELTYIDWDDSTESIPAAITALMMPFTYSVASGVAFGFITYAVLKLLTGKGKQVSVVAYIIAAIFLFKFIYLGE; encoded by the coding sequence ATGCAGTTCCTGGAACGCTATTTCAAACTGAAGGACAACGGGACCAATGTGCGCACGGAGCTGCTGGCCGGCCTGACCACGTTCCTGACGATGGCCTACATCATCTTCGTCAACCCGTCCATCCTTGGCGACGCGGGCATGCCGAAAGACTCCGTTTTTGTTGCCACCTGCCTGGCGGCCGCCATCGGCACGCTGATCATGGGCCTGTACGCGAACTACCCGATCGCCCTGGCGCCGGGCATGGGCTTGAATGCGTATTTCTCGTACACGGTGGTCAAGGGCATGGGCATGAGCTGGGAAGTGGCGCTGGGCGCCGTCTTCATTTCCGGCTGCCTGTTCATCCTGGTCAGCCTGTTCAAGGTGCGCGAGATGATCATCAACAGCATCCCGCCCGCACTGCGCACGGCCATTACCGTCGGTATCGGCCTGTTCCTGGCCATCATTTCCCTGAAAAGCGCCGGCGTGGTGGTGTCGAATCCCGCCACCATCATCGCCCTGGGCGACTTGCACCAGGCGGCGCCCATCCTGGCCATCCTCGGCTTTTTCATCATCGTCGCGCTGGACCGCCTGAAAGTGCCGGGCGCCATCCTGATCGGCATTCTGACCATCACGATTGCCAGCTTCTTCTTTGGCGGTAACCAGTTCAACGGCATCGTCTCGGCGCCGCCCGCCATCGAGCCGACCCTGTTCAAGCTCGACATCATGGGCGCGCTGTCGATCGGCATCGTCAACGTGGTGCTGGTATTTTTCCTGGTCGAACTGTTCGATGCGACGGGCACCCTGATGGGCGTGGCCAACCGTGCCGGCTTGTTAAGAGACGGCAAAATGGAGCGCATGAACAAGGCCTTGCTGGCCGATAGCACGGCGATTGCCGCCGGCGCCTGCCTGGGCACGTCGAGCACCACGGCCTTCGTCGAAAGCGCGGCCGGCGTGCAAGCGGGCGGACGCACGGGCTTGACGGCGGTGGCCGTCGCGCTGCTGTTCCTGGGCAGCCTGTTCTTCGCCCCGCTGGCGCACACGGTGCCGCCGTACGCGACGGCGCCGGCGCTGCTGTACGTGGCTTGCTTGATGCTGCGCGAGCTGACCTACATCGACTGGGATGACAGCACGGAAAGCATTCCTGCCGCCATCACGGCGCTGATGATGCCATTTACCTATTCGGTGGCCAGCGGCGTGGCCTTCGGCTTCATCACCTATGCGGTCTTGAAACTGTTGACGGGCAAGGGCAAGCAGGTATCCGTGGTGGCTTACATCATCGCCGCCATCTTCCTGTTCAAGTTTATCTACCTGGGCGAATAG
- a CDS encoding GtrA family protein, with translation MSHSLHHQFLRFAAVGASGTAVQYSVLWGGVEWAGISAAAASGIGYILGSVVNYILNYFFTFKSDKGHGEAAAKYFTLLGIGWCINTGLMWLLVHQLGWYYWLAQVLATGIGLVWNFAGSRWWAFKPAGAPGK, from the coding sequence ATGTCCCATTCCCTGCATCACCAATTTTTACGTTTCGCCGCTGTCGGCGCTTCCGGCACGGCCGTGCAATACAGCGTGCTGTGGGGCGGCGTGGAATGGGCCGGCATCAGCGCCGCCGCCGCTTCCGGCATCGGCTATATCCTCGGTTCCGTCGTCAACTACATCCTCAATTATTTTTTCACGTTTAAAAGCGACAAGGGACACGGCGAGGCGGCTGCCAAGTATTTCACCTTGCTGGGCATAGGCTGGTGCATCAATACGGGCCTGATGTGGCTGCTGGTGCACCAGCTGGGCTGGTATTACTGGCTGGCGCAGGTGCTGGCGACGGGAATCGGACTGGTCTGGAATTTCGCGGGCAGCCGCTGGTGGGCCTTCAAGCCGGCCGGCGCGCCAGGCAAGTAA
- a CDS encoding sugar dehydrogenase complex small subunit, giving the protein MQAPASAPATGLAPATMLFYTLSQTITGHRDLSAATAARIEQAMRTNVPGFADQLPRLGALLVTGQEAKALLAAASAAAATDPGLRELALAIVAAWYTGTVAGNAAQGTKSIVVSYAEALMYRTVADGQVVPTYCNYGPLWWLKAPPAVGVSAPVAPKPVPAPATTGTPEPKGKQAK; this is encoded by the coding sequence ATGCAGGCGCCGGCCAGCGCCCCGGCGACCGGCCTGGCGCCTGCCACGATGCTGTTCTACACCTTGTCACAAACGATCACGGGCCACCGCGATCTGTCCGCCGCGACGGCGGCGCGCATCGAGCAAGCCATGCGCACCAACGTGCCCGGTTTCGCCGACCAGTTGCCACGGCTGGGCGCGCTGCTCGTCACGGGCCAGGAAGCGAAGGCCCTGCTGGCGGCCGCCAGCGCCGCCGCAGCCACCGATCCTGGCTTGCGCGAACTGGCGCTGGCCATCGTTGCCGCCTGGTACACGGGCACTGTCGCCGGCAACGCGGCGCAGGGCACGAAATCCATCGTCGTCTCGTATGCGGAAGCGTTGATGTACCGCACGGTGGCCGATGGCCAGGTCGTCCCCACGTATTGCAATTACGGCCCCCTGTGGTGGCTGAAGGCGCCGCCGGCCGTGGGCGTTTCCGCGCCCGTGGCGCCAAAACCCGTACCGGCCCCGGCCACCACCGGCACTCCCGAACCGAAAGGCAAGCAAGCAAAATGA